Proteins found in one Triticum aestivum cultivar Chinese Spring chromosome 4D, IWGSC CS RefSeq v2.1, whole genome shotgun sequence genomic segment:
- the LOC123096539 gene encoding 60S ribosomal protein L8 translates to MGRVIRAQRKGAGSVFKSHTHHRKGPARFRSLDFGERNGYLKGVVTDVIHDPGRGAPLAKVTFRHPFRYKHQKELFVAAEGMYTGQFVYCGRRATLSVGNVLPLRSVPEGGVICNVEHHVGDRGVFARASGDYAIVISHNPDNGTSRIKLPSGAKKIVPSSCRAMIGQVAGGGRTEKPMLKAGNAYHKYRVKRNSWPKVRGVAMNPVEHPHGGGNHQHIGHASTVRRDAPPGQKVGLIAARRTGRLRGQAAASAAKADKAT, encoded by the exons ATGGGTCGCGTGATCCGCGCTCAGCGTAAGGGTGCGGGCTCCGTCTTCAAGTCCCACACCCACCACCGCAAGGGCCCCGCCCGGTTCAGGTCGCTCGACTTCGGCGAGCGCAACGGGTACCTCAAGGGCGTCGTCACAGATGTCATCCACGACCCGGGGCGTGGTGCGCCGCTGGCCAAGGTGACCTTCCGCCACCCGTTCAGGTACAAGCACCAGAAGGAGCTCTTCGTCGCCGCCGAGGGTATGTACACCGGCCAGTTCGTCTACTGCGGACGCCGCGCCACGCTCTCCGTCGGCAACGTCCTCCCGCTCCGCTCCGTGCCTGAGGGAGGCGTCATCTGCAACGTCGAGCACCACGTCGGCGACCGTGGTGTCTTCGCCAGGGCCTCCGGTGACTACGCCATCGTCATCAGCCACAACCCCGACAACGGCACCTCAAG GATCAAGCTCCCCTCCGGCGCCAAGAAGATCGTCCCAAGCAGCTGCCGTGCCATGATTGGTCAGGTTGCTGGTGGTGGCAGGACTGAGAAGCCAATGCTGAAGGCTGGTAACGCCTACCACAAGTACCGCGTGAAGAGGAACTCCTGGCCTAAGGTGCGTGGTGTGGCCATGAACCCTGTTGAGCATCCCCACGGAGGAGGTAACCACCAGCATATTGGTCACGCCTCCACTGTCCGCCGTGATGCACCACCTGGCCAGAAGGTTGGTCTCATCGCTGCCAGGAGGACTGGTCGTCTCAGAGGCCAGGCCGCCGCCTCTGCTGCCAAGGCCGACAAGGCCACTTAG
- the LOC123099746 gene encoding uncharacterized protein codes for MATDSSYPVEFFHRGGGDGDGQWCSLGAAYAAVRVLRPQGHSLVMYTVPDDRPHQRILFAYPILPGDAFERLDGSTLSWAGQGSGDEFALCFRDEAACAAICGAISPVTTALAALDDIADRLEGLRVAAAEGGATAAGGDIACRLAQLSLARGP; via the coding sequence ATGGCCACCGACTCTTCCTACCCCGTCGAGTTCTTccaccgcggcggcggcgacggcgacggccaaTGGTGCAGCCTCGGCGCCGCCTACGCCGCCGTCCGGGTCCTCCGCCCGCAGGGCCACTCCCTCGTCATGTACACCGTTCCCGACGACCGGCCCCACCAGCGGATCCTCTTCGCGTACCCGATCCTCCCTGGCGACGCCTTCGAGAGGCTGGACGGGTCCACGCTCTCCTGGGCGGGGCAAGGCTCCGGCGATGAGTTTGCTCTCTGCTTCCGCGACGAGGCCGCCTGCGCAGCGATCTGCGGCGCCATCTCCCCGGTGACGACGGCGCTTGCAGCCCTGGACGACATCGCTGACAGGCTCGAGGGGTTGCGAGTGGCCGCGGCGGAGGGGGGCGCCACGGCCGCCGGAGGGGACATCGCTTGTCGGCTCGCGCAGCTTAGCTTAGCCCGCGGGCCATGA